In the genome of Thiorhodovibrio winogradskyi, the window TTGGCGCCTTGGCCATCCGTCTGATTCGGCTCCCAGATACCCTTCTCAAGGAGACGGAGTATGCCTTCGGACAGCTCGCTGGACACCAAAGCCAGCGCCTGCCGACGAGCATCCATGGACTGTCACCGCGTTCCGCCTTCATGCGTGCGCTGAACACCACGACCCCGAGCGTGCCGACGCACTCCATTATCGGCAATCGCGGCCGTGGTGACGGCAGTCGTGGATCCGATGGCGTGGTGCCCGTGCGCAGCGCGCGACTGCCGAGTGCCAGCTCCGAGCTGGTGGTCCCGACCGGCCACGGTGGCTTCGGTCATCCGGCGGCGGTGGACGAAATCAAGCGCATCATTCTGATGGATGTCGCACAAGGACAAACCAGGAATGGCGCAGACACCCATGCCCGCGCCCTGGCGGCACAATTGGAGAATTCAAGGATTCGATAAGCGTCAAAAGTCACCTAAAGTCACCTAGAGTCAGCTAAAGTCCCTTAGCCCCACGCACCCCGATCCATTCGCAAGAGGACCAAACCATGTCGATCACGGGTCAATTTTCCGCGCCCGCTCGTGGGCTGATCATCGCCGGCGCGATCGCACTTGTCATCAGCCTCATGCATTTGGCGGCGCCTATCCTGGCACCGCTGCTGCTTGCCGTTTTCATCGCTGTCATCGCGACCCCGCCGCTGCGCTGGCTGAGACGCAAGGGGGTGCCGAAATGGGCGGCGCTTGGACTGATCATCTTTGTCTTGCTGGACATCGGCAGCCTCCTGGCCCTGCTGACCACCGGAGCGCTTGAAGGCTTCCGCGACAGCTTCCCGAGTTACCAGGAGCGCTTTCTGATGCTGAGCGAGCAAGCGGGTGGCTGGCTCGAGCGCTTCGGCATGGAGCATTCCCAGGAAGCCATCCCGGATCTGTTAGACCCCAAGAAGGTGATGGGCGTGGTACGACTCATGCTCTCGAATGCGAGCGGCGTGCTGGCCACCGGTCTCCTGGTGCTGCTCGCGGTGATGTTCATCCTGCTCGAGGCACCCAGCTTGCAGGCCAAGTTGCGCGCCGCCTTCAAGCCGTCGCCAGAGGCCGAGGCACGCATTGGCCAACTGTTTTCGCGCCTGAATGGCTACATGTCCATCAAGTCGCTCACCAGCCTGGCGACGGGTGCACTGATTTGGATCTGGCTTGCCTTTGTGGGCGTCGACTTCGCGCCTTTGTGGGGCATACTTGCCTTCCTGCTGAACTTCGTTCCCACCGTTGGTTCCATCATTGCCGGTATCCCTCCGGTGCTCCTAGCCTTGGTTCAACTCGGTCCGCAGGGAGCGCTCTTGGCCACGCTGGGTTTCATGGTCGTGAACGTGGGTATCGGCAACTTCGTCGAACCGCGCGTGATGGGCCGTGGACTCGGGATTTCGACCCTGGCTGTTTTTGTATCGCTGCTATTTTGGGGCTGGTTGTTCGGTCTGGTCGGCATGTTCCTGGCCGTGCCCCTGACGGCTGCGCTGATCGCCGCGCTCGATGCCAGCCCGCACACGCGTCCGCTGGCCATCATGCTTGGCCCCGAGTTGAAAGCCGGAACCGATGCGGATGCTGACGCCGAGACTGCGGAGGACACGCGCGCCGGCTCGTGCTGACCGCTTTGCGTGGTGCCGGGTGCCCCTGGATGAGTCATCAATGGCATCAGAATCTTGGCGCGGGCGATTATCGCCCGCGCGTAAGGACAAAGTAGCGACGTCGGTCCGGGGTCTCCACAAAGTACAAGCGGCGCCCCCGCGGAAGATCCGTATCCACCAGGCGCTGGAATAGGTCGTCGAAGAACTCCGGTGTTTCCAGGCCAAAATTGTGGAAATTCCGGGTGCGATTGACAGGGGTCACGTCCACCAAGGTCAGGCGCCGGTCGGCGGGCTCCATGATCCCCGCGAAGCTGGCCGCCACCTGTGCTTGATCGGGATCGCGCGGATCCAGGCTACTCTCGCCGAGACGCCGGCCGCGGTTGAGCAGCCGACTCACCAGCAAGGCGCGGTCGTTGGATGATAGATAGACCGTCAGATTGTCCGCCAGCGCCTCGATCTCGGCGCGCAAGCGCGCATCGAACTCGCCGCGATCAACATCGGGCGCGGTGAGGATGATGTTCTCGAATGCCGGCTGACCATCGCCAAAGTCCGCTTGCGCGGCAAGCTGATGCAAGGCGTCCACCACCACCTGGCCACCGAGACTGTTGGCGATCATCCAGATGCGCTGGGGCTGGACCTGTTCCACCACTAGTGAAAGGACCGTGGCCAACTCAGCGCCCGATGCCGTGGCGACCTGACGCGCCCGACGGTAACCGGACAGGGACGCGCCTTGATCGCCCGGCCAGTCGAACAGCAGCACGGGCGTGTCAAGATCTAACACATGGCTCAGAAAGGCGGTCTTGCGCAGCGCCGAGGGGAAGGTCTCGCGGTAGCCATGCACCACCACCAGCAAGGATTGATAGGCCGAGGCCAGGACTTGCTCGCGCAGCTCACCGCTGAAGGCCGGTCGCGGCAGCGAACGAACCGCGCGCAGCTGAATCTCCTCGTTGATCAGCCAGTCGCTTGGATTGACCAGGATACCGAGCCCCAGGGTTGGCTCCAGCGCGATGTCGAAACTGCCGAGCTCCAGCTCGGCGCGCCGGCGCGACAAGAAGCGCTGATCGGGTATCCCGGTCTTGGTATCGGGACTGGGCGCCCGATTGGAGGCATAGAACAGTCGTAGGCTGTCCGACTCCGGTAAGCGCGCCGCCTGCATCCGGCTGAATTTCAACCCCTCGGCATGCTCGAGCAGGGTGCGGGTGCCAACAAAGTAAAGATAAGCAACCAAGCCCAGCAGTATTGCGGCCAAGAGTCCGAGAAGTATGACGATGCGGCGCGTTTTTCGCTTCACTTGGCGCGTCATCAGGCGGGTCACCAGCGTCGATCCAAAATGGTCAAGGCAGCGGAAAGTCGGTTCTAACACTTGGATGCGGAGGAATGCCAGCGCATGCCGGGGATATCGGGGCTAAACTATACCAGAGTCGGATACGCCCAAAGGGGCAAGCCAGGAGCAATCGCGCGCGGCGGGAAAGAAACACTGAGCTTGCAGGCTGATGATATCCGTTTGACCAAGACCCACTGCCGCTTCTGGATCAAGAATGAGTCTGGATGATGCCGTGCATCAAGCGCCTGTTGCTGATCGCCATGAGCTTGGGGCTCGCCAACCCCGGCGCGGCAAGCCTGCAAATGTCGGTCTCAAGCCCGTCACGACTGACGGATCAGGAACGCGCCTGGCTGGCCGCTGGTCATCGAGTTCGCGTGCGCATCAGCGACTATCCGCCCTATATGATGCGGGAGCCCCAACCGGCGGGCCTGGCGGTCGATTATCTCGACCAT includes:
- a CDS encoding AI-2E family transporter — protein: MSITGQFSAPARGLIIAGAIALVISLMHLAAPILAPLLLAVFIAVIATPPLRWLRRKGVPKWAALGLIIFVLLDIGSLLALLTTGALEGFRDSFPSYQERFLMLSEQAGGWLERFGMEHSQEAIPDLLDPKKVMGVVRLMLSNASGVLATGLLVLLAVMFILLEAPSLQAKLRAAFKPSPEAEARIGQLFSRLNGYMSIKSLTSLATGALIWIWLAFVGVDFAPLWGILAFLLNFVPTVGSIIAGIPPVLLALVQLGPQGALLATLGFMVVNVGIGNFVEPRVMGRGLGISTLAVFVSLLFWGWLFGLVGMFLAVPLTAALIAALDASPHTRPLAIMLGPELKAGTDADADAETAEDTRAGSC
- a CDS encoding alpha/beta hydrolase produces the protein MTRQVKRKTRRIVILLGLLAAILLGLVAYLYFVGTRTLLEHAEGLKFSRMQAARLPESDSLRLFYASNRAPSPDTKTGIPDQRFLSRRRAELELGSFDIALEPTLGLGILVNPSDWLINEEIQLRAVRSLPRPAFSGELREQVLASAYQSLLVVVHGYRETFPSALRKTAFLSHVLDLDTPVLLFDWPGDQGASLSGYRRARQVATASGAELATVLSLVVEQVQPQRIWMIANSLGGQVVVDALHQLAAQADFGDGQPAFENIILTAPDVDRGEFDARLRAEIEALADNLTVYLSSNDRALLVSRLLNRGRRLGESSLDPRDPDQAQVAASFAGIMEPADRRLTLVDVTPVNRTRNFHNFGLETPEFFDDLFQRLVDTDLPRGRRLYFVETPDRRRYFVLTRGR